The Verrucomicrobiota bacterium genome has a segment encoding these proteins:
- a CDS encoding phosphopantetheine-binding protein, with protein MNSGIEIETVAVAPLSEDEREELADSLKRCTEETREAAFQFRETGQLILLPVIILGIIERFLEPEIRPKLREGDGSLKLIDDLGIDSLTMMEIIVLVEESLDLSIDNEELRDLRTLDDVRIFLDAKIRNIPVPEKNKHFSVEAILAAIPHHVPFLFLNEVSLGKDEAIGSYTISGLEDFLKGHFPENPVFPASIMLEALGQLAVFYLVTTHASDSGQSVDPKKIFFTGCEAVRCQRMCVPGETLTLSIKPRGFRHPIAKFEGKITVNGETAAWAEDISLTFDWTSDSDNSV; from the coding sequence ATGAATTCTGGGATTGAAATTGAAACTGTTGCGGTAGCACCGTTATCAGAGGATGAGCGGGAAGAGCTAGCAGATAGTTTGAAACGGTGTACCGAGGAAACTCGGGAAGCAGCATTTCAGTTTCGGGAGACCGGGCAGCTAATCTTGCTGCCTGTAATAATCCTGGGAATTATTGAGCGTTTTCTGGAACCGGAGATTAGGCCCAAGCTTAGAGAAGGTGACGGGTCCTTAAAACTGATCGACGATCTGGGGATTGATTCTCTTACGATGATGGAGATTATCGTATTAGTTGAAGAATCGCTCGATCTATCCATCGATAATGAAGAATTGCGCGATCTTCGAACACTTGATGACGTCCGCATATTCCTGGATGCCAAGATTCGAAACATCCCCGTTCCTGAAAAAAACAAGCATTTTAGCGTTGAAGCGATTCTAGCCGCAATTCCCCACCACGTTCCCTTTCTTTTCTTGAACGAAGTGTCTTTAGGGAAAGACGAAGCCATCGGGAGCTATACCATTTCTGGACTCGAAGATTTTCTAAAAGGACATTTTCCCGAGAACCCTGTTTTCCCTGCAAGCATCATGCTGGAAGCTCTGGGGCAGTTGGCCGTTTTCTACCTTGTCACCACCCATGCCAGTGATTCCGGACAATCCGTTGATCCAAAGAAAATTTTCTTCACCGGATGCGAAGCTGTGCGTTGCCAACGGATGTGTGTTCCTGGAGAAACCTTGACCCTTTCGATCAAACCGAGAGGTTTCCGGCACCCAATCGCCAAATTTGAGGGCAAGATCACCGTTAATGGAGAGACTGCGGCCTGGGCTGAAGATATTAGCCTCACCTTCGATTGGACTTCAGACTCCGATAACTCGGTGTAA
- a CDS encoding beta-ketoacyl-[acyl-carrier-protein] synthase family protein — MSRVFVTGLGFISSIGNDEDTVVDNLRNLKHGIELFEPLQVPESPVKLAAPVKDFDVESYDPEDWVYPAKYKLRRETLRSFSPHVLYAYCSMKQAIESANLEPSDVSNIDTGIYTASAGSSRFLHKSLEKMYNRGIMRCNPLNIVSSVAGTVSFNLVSNFQIQGVSTGFASACASSGHALGFAFEEIRRGKQKRMFVVGAEDCNFDSIVPFAVMRALSLSTDPDSAARPFDKNRQGFVSSGGGVTMVLESEDEVARRGATVYGEIIGWGQASDGYNVAISHPDGRGLQNAMKLALKDAELALDNIGYLNAHAPSTPIGDLSEVIAMKEVFGPNTSPMISSTKALTGHGLSLSSLLESSICMVAYKHGFVPGSANIDELMQEAEGLNIIRKSIEERPEYIMSNSSGFGGANISLIFRSCQS, encoded by the coding sequence ATGTCACGCGTATTTGTCACAGGTTTGGGTTTTATTTCTAGTATCGGAAACGATGAAGACACTGTCGTTGATAATCTTAGGAATTTAAAACACGGCATTGAGCTTTTCGAACCACTTCAAGTGCCCGAGTCTCCGGTTAAGCTCGCTGCACCGGTCAAGGATTTCGACGTTGAATCCTACGACCCGGAAGATTGGGTTTATCCGGCGAAGTATAAACTTCGTAGAGAAACACTGCGTAGTTTTTCGCCTCATGTTTTGTACGCTTATTGTTCGATGAAGCAGGCGATCGAGAGTGCCAATTTAGAACCATCGGATGTCTCAAATATTGATACCGGAATCTATACCGCTTCCGCAGGGTCTTCCCGCTTTTTGCATAAGAGTTTGGAGAAGATGTACAATCGGGGAATCATGCGCTGTAATCCCTTGAATATTGTTTCATCTGTCGCAGGAACCGTAAGTTTTAATTTAGTATCTAACTTTCAGATTCAGGGAGTATCCACCGGATTTGCATCTGCTTGTGCTTCTTCAGGGCATGCGTTGGGATTCGCATTCGAGGAAATTCGCCGCGGAAAACAAAAGCGGATGTTCGTTGTTGGTGCCGAAGATTGTAATTTCGATAGTATTGTGCCCTTTGCAGTCATGCGTGCGCTTAGCCTCTCGACTGATCCGGATTCGGCTGCCCGGCCTTTTGATAAAAATAGACAAGGCTTCGTTTCTTCAGGAGGAGGAGTGACCATGGTACTTGAATCGGAAGATGAAGTCGCTCGGCGCGGAGCAACTGTCTACGGCGAGATCATTGGTTGGGGACAGGCATCTGACGGATACAATGTGGCTATCTCTCATCCTGATGGACGGGGATTACAAAATGCCATGAAATTGGCGCTTAAAGATGCCGAATTAGCTTTGGATAACATTGGTTACCTCAATGCTCATGCACCTTCTACTCCAATTGGTGACTTGTCTGAAGTGATTGCAATGAAGGAGGTCTTTGGCCCGAATACGAGTCCGATGATAAGTAGTACCAAGGCGCTGACGGGACACGGATTGTCCCTTTCCAGCTTACTCGAATCTAGTATTTGCATGGTGGCTTATAAACATGGGTTTGTTCCGGGATCTGCCAATATTGATGAACTGATGCAAGAGGCGGAAGGCCTCAATATTATCCGTAAATCCATCGAGGAAAGACCTGAATATATTATGAGCAATAGCAGTGGCTTTGGCGGTGCGAACATTTCGCTTATTTTCCGTTCATGCCAGAGTTAG
- a CDS encoding SDR family NAD(P)-dependent oxidoreductase has translation MPELGEHYTRALITGASSGLGHAFSEALMNQGIAVLGTSRNSSGLIQHPSFTPVDLDLIEEKNLQAWFNEWDEKIGGFDLVINNAGFAAFGTTSEIQVEHIEEQLQVLLHGPIQLASAAVTAMRKREKGCLVNVSSVAGEMWIPYMSIYNSAKAGLSAFSQSLMLESPENPPWIIDFRPGDYRTAFNQNIRRTEEKNELVEHMWKKMEDAMCKAPSASIAGEDLLSALRKFTHCTSYSGTFVQTRIASMLSRLLPNALKRKVLRRYYKLP, from the coding sequence ATGCCAGAGTTAGGGGAACACTACACTCGAGCATTGATCACTGGTGCGAGTTCGGGATTGGGGCATGCATTTTCGGAGGCCTTAATGAATCAGGGTATTGCTGTTTTGGGAACGTCGCGGAATTCAAGTGGCCTGATCCAGCATCCATCTTTTACGCCGGTTGACCTTGATTTGATAGAGGAAAAAAATCTTCAAGCCTGGTTTAATGAATGGGATGAAAAAATCGGTGGCTTTGACTTGGTTATAAATAATGCTGGTTTTGCGGCGTTTGGTACTACGAGCGAAATTCAGGTTGAGCACATTGAGGAGCAGCTACAGGTGTTATTGCATGGCCCGATCCAGCTTGCTTCAGCAGCGGTTACGGCCATGCGAAAGCGTGAAAAGGGTTGTTTGGTTAATGTGTCTTCGGTTGCTGGCGAGATGTGGATTCCTTATATGTCCATTTATAACTCAGCCAAAGCCGGACTCTCCGCATTTTCCCAATCTTTGATGTTGGAGTCACCTGAGAATCCTCCGTGGATAATTGATTTTAGACCTGGCGATTACCGTACCGCTTTCAACCAAAACATTAGGAGAACGGAGGAGAAAAATGAACTCGTTGAACATATGTGGAAAAAAATGGAGGACGCTATGTGTAAGGCGCCGAGTGCTTCGATCGCTGGAGAAGATCTGCTGTCCGCTCTTCGAAAATTTACGCATTGCACCAGCTATTCGGGAACCTTTGTTCAAACAAGGATTGCTTCTATGCTTAGCCGACTTTTGCCTAATGCCCTCAAAAGAAAAGTCCTCCGCAGATACTACAAATTACCGTGA
- a CDS encoding glycosyltransferase: MSQRPLRILVLTSRTGGGHDARASAFEAWCNKLYDGNVEIRIERPLEEASPITHFGVGVYNFIQKYAPMLHNPYWWIVEIFGYLQRNKIQFGRAFFVQLLKDFRPHLVFSVHDFLNRGYFQAARRVLGDKVRCATYCGEFSGGFGYSKNWVEPSADLYFSRTKTAQDYAIQLGMSPKRCFVRGNLMHPSVYEGIMNGKERRDFLVNDLGLSPRKFTVFLTAGGMGSNNHLEMLRVLKRYSSRVQAILVCGRNPGLVSRIHDWHRQYSDFQLYVEGYSMRMPQLIQVSDAIVSRGATTCAEALFFGVPIIYNTIGGIMPQERLTFKYFYRAGAAVRIANLDDLNYQLGLWQGHKREYALMQERCRQIGVVEDPTKLINELIGLAKDAAAEE, encoded by the coding sequence GTGAGTCAACGTCCTCTCAGAATTCTTGTCCTTACTTCCCGCACCGGTGGCGGGCATGATGCCCGCGCCAGCGCATTTGAAGCCTGGTGCAACAAACTCTACGATGGAAATGTGGAGATTCGAATCGAACGACCTTTGGAGGAAGCTTCTCCGATAACTCACTTCGGGGTAGGGGTTTATAATTTCATCCAGAAGTACGCTCCTATGTTACACAATCCTTACTGGTGGATTGTGGAGATTTTCGGATATCTGCAGCGTAACAAGATACAATTTGGAAGAGCGTTTTTTGTGCAGCTACTTAAAGACTTCCGACCTCATCTGGTATTTAGCGTGCACGATTTCCTTAATCGCGGGTATTTCCAGGCAGCACGTCGCGTATTAGGAGACAAAGTGCGCTGTGCTACCTACTGTGGGGAGTTTTCTGGTGGGTTTGGCTATAGTAAGAATTGGGTGGAACCGTCCGCAGATCTTTATTTTTCCCGGACCAAAACAGCTCAGGATTATGCTATTCAGCTTGGTATGTCACCCAAACGTTGTTTTGTGCGAGGCAACCTGATGCATCCATCGGTTTATGAAGGTATCATGAATGGCAAAGAGCGGCGTGATTTTCTTGTAAACGACCTTGGATTGTCGCCCAGGAAATTTACCGTTTTTCTAACCGCTGGAGGAATGGGCTCAAATAATCATTTGGAAATGTTGCGGGTCCTTAAACGCTACTCGAGTCGGGTTCAGGCTATTTTGGTGTGTGGAAGAAATCCTGGATTGGTGTCACGTATTCACGATTGGCATCGGCAATATTCGGATTTCCAATTGTATGTGGAAGGTTATTCAATGCGAATGCCACAGCTGATTCAGGTGAGTGACGCTATTGTCAGTCGTGGGGCCACTACTTGTGCTGAGGCGCTCTTCTTTGGTGTCCCGATTATTTATAATACCATTGGGGGAATCATGCCTCAGGAGCGATTGACCTTTAAATATTTCTACCGTGCCGGTGCCGCTGTTCGCATTGCGAATCTTGATGACCTGAATTACCAATTGGGTCTATGGCAAGGTCACAAACGTGAGTACGCACTTATGCAAGAGCGTTGTCGTCAAATTGGAGTGGTGGAAGATCCAACGAAGTTAATCAATGAACTAATCGGGTTAGCCAAAGATGCTGCCGCGGAGGAATGA
- a CDS encoding glycosyltransferase family 4 protein has translation MKPLKILYICTTFPKLSEQFIQREVDGLRKEPIDLEIVSMWGGENLYKGVLIRTFPKWKLLKLIWTLPWAILRRPGILVSRLKKFFSGKPPSPVNFFETLLGYGFALSHWINVKRDPPDLIHGIWATSPVSAAQLLSGLTGVPFSMGAHAFDVFEDGGDWHLKEKLDEAKMVHSSSVSTQRQLLRLGADKEKLRVVRRGLTDYPDLKPMRKNRRPIRLISVGRLVEKKGFFYQIDILKALKKKGVPFQARIVGSGELDGPLRDYRDKSGLHNELEFWGKLTFEDVQEQLIWADLFLFTGQVSSKGDRDGLPNVIGEAMAHGVAVLTTDVGATTEAVEHAQTGMILSADSTVDWVETIENLVTDDPLMGKLRENGRKWVEEHFDAQKNARKLFDAFQFAVCERS, from the coding sequence ATGAAACCGCTGAAGATACTCTATATTTGCACGACCTTCCCGAAGCTGAGTGAACAATTCATTCAACGAGAGGTGGATGGTCTGCGGAAAGAGCCTATCGATCTGGAGATCGTATCGATGTGGGGAGGAGAAAACTTGTATAAAGGAGTCTTGATCCGGACGTTTCCTAAGTGGAAATTACTGAAGCTCATTTGGACTTTGCCGTGGGCGATTCTGAGGAGACCTGGCATACTGGTATCTAGACTGAAAAAGTTTTTCTCAGGAAAACCACCCTCGCCGGTTAATTTCTTTGAGACGCTTTTAGGCTATGGCTTTGCTTTGTCACATTGGATAAATGTAAAGCGAGATCCACCGGATCTTATTCACGGTATTTGGGCGACTTCACCCGTGTCTGCCGCACAACTGCTAAGTGGCCTTACAGGTGTACCATTTTCTATGGGAGCACATGCTTTTGATGTTTTTGAAGACGGTGGAGACTGGCATCTCAAAGAAAAGTTGGATGAGGCAAAAATGGTTCACTCTTCTTCCGTGAGCACCCAACGCCAGTTGCTTCGACTTGGTGCGGATAAAGAGAAGCTCCGCGTTGTTAGACGAGGATTAACGGACTACCCCGATTTGAAGCCTATGCGTAAGAATAGACGTCCCATCCGATTGATTTCTGTAGGCCGACTTGTGGAGAAGAAGGGATTTTTTTACCAAATCGATATTCTTAAAGCGCTTAAAAAGAAAGGAGTTCCCTTTCAGGCGAGGATAGTAGGGAGTGGGGAATTGGATGGACCGTTACGTGATTATCGAGACAAATCAGGACTCCACAACGAATTGGAATTTTGGGGAAAGTTAACGTTCGAGGACGTTCAGGAGCAGTTGATTTGGGCAGACCTATTTCTATTCACTGGGCAGGTAAGTTCCAAGGGTGACCGTGACGGTCTTCCGAATGTGATAGGTGAAGCCATGGCTCATGGGGTGGCTGTGTTGACTACCGATGTGGGCGCAACTACCGAGGCAGTGGAGCATGCTCAAACAGGAATGATTCTTTCAGCGGATAGTACTGTTGATTGGGTAGAGACTATTGAAAACCTGGTTACAGATGACCCGCTGATGGGAAAACTCAGAGAAAATGGTCGGAAATGGGTGGAAGAGCATTTCGATGCGCAAAAAAATGCCCGCAAGCTTTTTGATGCTTTCCAGTTTGCTGTCTGTGAACGTTCGTAA
- a CDS encoding glycosyltransferase, giving the protein MRLFYDITKSASARQLSGLIRVSNRLMQALEADSNVSLVPVMWHPRKQVFTDTSKRRAVDILAEDCFLTPEVFSSNDRPGYYEALKKTGVFTSAIFHDAIPLQLPEITWPQSVARHPAYMSDLGQFDHVFSVSGCSQRDLLEYWKGLTPSKYPTTSTLLLGSDFFDKSETPFCHKPQEVPLLLCIGILEPRKNQDGLLRIACDLWDQGLKFELHFVGRVNPHFGKPIEKKIKLAKKSGYPVFLHSKQNDKLLLVLYLKARFTVFNSIAEGFGLPVVESLWLGVPCLCRTLPSLKEWSLESACKFYESNDELKDSLENWLLNQFAYNEALQATKTLSLPTWKNSAEIIVERLKLR; this is encoded by the coding sequence ATGCGGCTTTTCTACGACATTACCAAATCAGCTTCCGCTCGTCAGTTATCGGGGTTGATACGCGTATCGAACAGGCTGATGCAAGCATTGGAAGCTGATTCAAATGTATCCCTTGTGCCAGTGATGTGGCATCCCAGGAAACAAGTATTTACCGACACGTCCAAACGGAGAGCTGTCGATATTCTGGCCGAGGATTGTTTCCTTACTCCAGAAGTGTTTTCTTCGAATGATCGCCCGGGTTATTACGAGGCTCTTAAAAAAACTGGAGTTTTTACTTCGGCGATTTTTCACGATGCCATTCCTCTGCAGCTACCAGAAATCACCTGGCCCCAAAGCGTAGCACGTCATCCAGCCTACATGAGCGATCTTGGGCAATTCGACCATGTATTCAGTGTGTCGGGATGTAGTCAAAGGGATCTACTCGAATACTGGAAAGGGTTAACCCCATCCAAGTATCCTACGACTTCCACGCTACTACTCGGATCGGACTTTTTCGATAAATCTGAAACTCCATTTTGCCATAAACCACAGGAAGTTCCTCTTCTTTTGTGTATCGGAATTTTGGAACCTCGCAAAAACCAGGATGGATTGTTGAGGATTGCCTGTGACCTTTGGGATCAGGGATTAAAATTTGAATTGCACTTTGTCGGGCGTGTAAATCCACACTTTGGTAAGCCAATTGAGAAAAAAATTAAATTGGCTAAGAAATCAGGCTATCCTGTTTTTCTCCATTCGAAACAGAATGACAAATTGTTGCTCGTATTGTATTTGAAGGCTCGGTTTACCGTTTTCAATTCGATTGCCGAAGGTTTTGGGTTACCTGTTGTCGAATCTCTTTGGTTGGGTGTCCCCTGTTTGTGTCGGACCTTACCGAGTTTAAAAGAATGGTCGCTTGAGTCCGCATGTAAATTTTATGAATCGAATGATGAGCTTAAGGATAGTTTGGAAAATTGGTTATTAAATCAATTCGCTTACAACGAGGCGTTGCAAGCGACCAAAACATTGTCGCTTCCCACCTGGAAGAACTCCGCTGAAATAATCGTTGAACGCTTAAAATTGAGATGA
- a CDS encoding glycosyltransferase family 4 protein, whose product MKPLKCLAITNSYPPDHAGGYELGACNLLETLAKHFVWENTVVASVRKEKSHLTSSTQLTGFFPGKLGPEFQKWRTKRALIRNHTRIVSELKAEANEADLIFIFNPRRLVLPEWTSVFELDKPIFVFVSDFWPQDPWGTDIFHSRCPINAINQLKDSELRALYSSVPKPIQFFSKFSGAIFGSEFMKETHAETFSSIKNQSMAHWGIDIDAFPEVPFSSERLKTFGFCGRPEKEKGLDLALDAFLEISADDDDLRFLIASDLPGSRYGRSIIKKISSDPKLASRVTLLGHIPHAKLHNEFYSKIGVLLFPSVWREPFALTVLEAMASGVLVVASNTGGTPEIVDLSTGYSFDPQIDGSLVKACRDLLKTPDGNRERIQRGTQRIRSNHSLPFMAEMVNDFIRYTLYGS is encoded by the coding sequence ATGAAGCCGCTCAAGTGCCTGGCTATCACGAACTCTTATCCCCCTGATCATGCTGGTGGTTACGAGTTGGGAGCCTGTAATCTTCTTGAAACATTGGCAAAGCACTTTGTCTGGGAAAACACAGTGGTTGCATCTGTTCGAAAGGAAAAGTCTCACTTAACGTCCTCAACTCAGTTGACCGGATTTTTCCCTGGAAAGCTCGGACCTGAATTTCAGAAATGGCGAACGAAACGTGCTCTAATTCGGAATCACACCAGGATTGTTTCCGAATTAAAAGCTGAAGCGAATGAGGCAGATCTTATTTTTATTTTTAATCCTCGACGACTTGTTCTTCCTGAATGGACGTCCGTGTTTGAGCTTGATAAACCCATCTTTGTGTTTGTGTCAGATTTTTGGCCGCAAGATCCTTGGGGGACAGATATTTTTCATAGTCGGTGTCCGATAAATGCCATCAACCAATTAAAGGATTCTGAGCTGAGAGCTCTCTACTCATCTGTTCCAAAACCTATTCAATTTTTTTCCAAATTCAGCGGTGCCATATTTGGCAGTGAGTTTATGAAAGAGACTCATGCTGAGACTTTTTCTTCGATTAAGAATCAAAGTATGGCTCATTGGGGAATCGATATCGATGCATTTCCTGAAGTGCCGTTTTCTTCTGAGAGATTGAAAACATTTGGGTTTTGTGGCCGTCCTGAGAAAGAAAAAGGATTGGATCTAGCCTTGGATGCCTTTCTTGAAATTTCTGCCGATGATGATGATCTTCGATTCCTGATCGCGTCTGATCTCCCTGGCAGTCGATATGGAAGATCTATAATTAAGAAAATTTCTTCAGATCCTAAGCTTGCAAGTAGAGTAACACTCTTGGGTCATATCCCTCACGCTAAATTACACAACGAATTTTATTCAAAAATTGGAGTCCTTTTATTTCCAAGTGTGTGGAGAGAGCCCTTTGCTTTGACAGTCTTGGAAGCGATGGCGTCGGGCGTATTAGTGGTTGCCTCGAATACTGGAGGGACACCAGAGATTGTGGATCTGAGCACCGGGTATTCCTTTGATCCGCAAATCGATGGCTCTTTAGTCAAAGCATGCCGTGACCTTTTAAAAACTCCCGATGGAAACCGGGAGCGAATTCAGCGAGGAACCCAACGTATTCGCTCCAATCATTCGCTTCCGTTCATGGCTGAAATGGTTAATGACTTTATTCGATACACGCTTTACGGTTCCTAA
- a CDS encoding SDR family oxidoreductase, producing the protein MHSLKNKVAVITGASSGIGAAIAKVFAAEGVQVVLAARSKEKIENLASEINESGGIAKAVETDVTDEAAVINLFESVGKYFDSLDILINNAGIGMGGPIEELTFETWRKVLSVNLDGAFLCAREAFRIMKPQGRGRIINIGSVSAKMPRVHSAPYTTSKFALEGLTRSLALDGRAYGISVGVLQPGNTKTAIWEGREEAAAAEGVMNAYDLARVALAMITLPDGVSVLESTVLPISMPFLGRG; encoded by the coding sequence ATGCATTCACTTAAAAATAAAGTTGCTGTGATAACCGGAGCCAGCAGCGGAATTGGAGCTGCCATTGCGAAAGTGTTCGCTGCTGAAGGTGTTCAGGTGGTTCTTGCCGCTAGATCAAAAGAAAAAATTGAAAATCTCGCTTCCGAAATAAACGAATCTGGCGGAATTGCCAAAGCTGTGGAGACGGATGTGACCGATGAAGCGGCTGTCATAAATCTTTTTGAGTCTGTTGGAAAATATTTCGATTCGTTAGACATTCTGATTAATAACGCAGGAATAGGAATGGGTGGTCCTATTGAGGAACTTACATTTGAAACCTGGCGCAAGGTTTTGAGCGTAAATCTCGATGGAGCGTTTCTTTGTGCTCGTGAGGCTTTTAGGATTATGAAACCGCAAGGCCGTGGCCGGATTATCAACATTGGAAGCGTCTCGGCGAAAATGCCTCGAGTTCACTCCGCTCCTTACACAACCTCAAAATTTGCGCTTGAAGGACTCACCCGTTCTTTGGCGCTCGATGGTCGAGCTTACGGAATTTCCGTAGGAGTCCTACAACCAGGTAATACAAAGACAGCGATTTGGGAGGGTAGGGAAGAAGCTGCAGCAGCAGAGGGAGTAATGAACGCCTACGATCTCGCTCGTGTGGCTTTAGCCATGATTACACTTCCTGATGGTGTTTCAGTACTGGAAAGTACGGTGTTACCCATAAGTATGCCATTCCTGGGTCGTGGTTAG